The genomic region TTGGGGCACTTCACTTGACCATCATACTCGTCACTCCCATCACAACAATCTGGAGATTGTAAGCCAGTGAAAAGCAGCTCAAAAACAGAGGGTATGAGAGGATGGATTAGATTCTATTAGACTTTATTTAGGACGTGGGAGTCTATATGtagcaaaagaaacaaaaaaaatcagccaTTTCCATAAAAGCAATGCAGTGCACTTAGAAGTAATGGAATAGAGTAACAAACTTACCACAGATACCATCATTCACTctagaagaaaataagaattgCGGAAGATGTCCAGCATTCTGGCAGTAAAATTTTGCAGTTGGGCAGGCCGATGTACCTATGAGAGCAAATGAAGGTTAAGAAGAAGGGCAATGGAGCAACATTTTGCAAGGCCCAGGGGcagaaaagaagagaggagCGAGCGCAGACCAGGCTCATCGGTGCCGTCAGGGCAATCGCAGAAGTCATCATTGAGCTGCGATTTGAAGAATTTCTTGGATCCGTCTTTGCATTTGATGGAATCCGATGATGACTTGTAGTACTTCTCATCTGGGTATCACATCAATCAATCAATCAGAATTAGTAAAATTTCACAATCAATTAATTAGTAGATTAAAGATTAAGGAACGATGGAAAGAAGACCTTGAGGAGAAATTCCGAGGAAGGGGTGCTTGACAGCACAAGAAGCTGATCTAAAACATGAAGCTATGCACAACACAAGGAGAATgaacataaaattgaaatatactCTCATCTTGtgcaatcaaaattttttctgcTTTGCTTTCGACGATTGTCACCCAAAGTATTACGTAATTTCTGTGTTGTGACGCAGCAGAGGGCCAGAGACAACAACGACTACACTGGCTCTGGGAGCGACTAGGGGAGAGGGGGCATACGTTTCAGGGCTCAAACGACGTGTCGTTTCTTTCCAGGACAAAAACGCTGTCGTTTTAACTTATGCAAGATTTTTTTACATACCACTTAAAAATTCAGCCGAACCGGATATATCGTCAGTAGACAGTAGAACGTTAGAGAGCAGCGTGTTGGAGTTGGAGTTGGAGTTGGAGTTGGAGTGAGAGGGAGAGCGGGCAAAGCAGAACATGGAGGGAATCCGGTCAAGCTGTGTATTAAGCTGCTATTCTTCTAAAACTTATTTCAGATTACATCATCAGGCGTTGGAGTATCCATTTCTGTGCCGGTTGCCGCTGCCACTGCCACTGCCACTGCCGGCCAAGCGTCAATTCACCTCAAGCCCCACAATTCGAAGCTGTCTCCCTACCTTGGCCCTGCAGGTCCAGGACCAACAATCGTTTCACAAATCCAAAGAAATGCTCCCAAAGATTGACAAGAGTGGCCGCTTTTGCAGCCCCAGAGCCGCCCGGGAGCTTGCTTTGTATGCcctccctctctttctctttttcttgcttctgttttttttctttttgtttccatCATCGAGTTGAATTCAACATTGGGAGATTGGGCAGATTGATAGTTTATGCGGCGTGTTTACAAGGCTCGGACCCTATTCGACTATTTGAGAAACGAGTTAATGCAACAAGAGGTATACATAATATATACCTTTGCTATCTGCTTTGCTTCATACAAGTACTACAACTTTATTTCAGGACTTGAGATTTTTAAGAATACTGATTCATtctgtttttgaattgaaagaACCTGGTTATGAATTTGACAAGGCCTCACTATTGCAATACAATCACATGAGCTTTGGAGGCCCTCCTGTCACTACACAATCCGTTGAAGAAGCAGATGAGCTTTTGCGCAGTGATGAGCAGGATTCTGCAATTGGTAATTAACCACAACAATTGCCTCTCCATTCTATATGTGCTCCTTCCTTGCCATAACTTCTGTCTTTGTTTACTGTACTCTCCAATGGTTGACTTGTTATATGCTCAAGTTTCTGATCTTCTGTGTCATATCTCAGAGGCAGAAGTTCTTTCAGCTCCTCCAAAGTTGGTGTACAGCAAGCTACTATTGCGGTAAACCCTCTGATTGTATATTGCATCATTATGTAACTAGCATTGTTGAGTACCTGAGCAGTTGGCTCAATGGTCGGTGCATGTATTCATCTGCTCAAAAGGACGGATTTGATTCCTCATCCCCCTAAAATacttgataaaaaaatgaagcatTGGTGGTTGTGTGTATGTTCGCACGCTCTCACACATTTGCGGGAGATAGTGCTTCTAACTGtcctcttgttctttcttgtAGTTTCACAAGGAAACTGTTGGTAGCAATTGTGGACAAATGGGACAGTCATGTCCTTGTTATTGATAGAATTGCCCCCTTAAATTGGAAGGTCTGATTTTGTAGTTTAAAATGctattttgattgttgataatgaagtgaatttttccttttttactGGACTGGAGCcttaaattatcttaatctgTTTGGTAGATATTTGTGTACATTCTGTTCGGTTTAAATGTCCATCACTCCCCTCACCCTTTTGATTTCTTATGAATCTCTTACATAATAGTCAACCTTTTTACACTGTTTTTACAAGATAATTCATTATATTTGCTAGTGCCTGTAGATACCTTAcatctatatatattgattCCATGTAGAATGAGCCAGCCGGCAGGATTTTGGAGCTTTGTATTCTTCACCTGGCAATGTCAGAGATGACTGTTCTTGGAACACGGCATCAGATTGTCATTAATGAGGTATCTCTCTTTTATGTTCTCTCATCAATgaatgttattttcttttagcATATTTCCAACCATTCGGCACTGgctttataattaaattatgcatTGTGTGCTCTGTGAAGGCTGTTGATCTTGCAAAGCGGTTCTGTGACGGGGCAGCACCACGAGTAATCAACGGGTGCCTAAGGACTTTTGTGAAGGATCTTGCTGGGACTGGCATAGCTCAGGCCTCAAAACAAGGAAGTGCCACTTGATGGATGAAGTGACATCATTGAAGGCTGTCGATTTGAGGTCTCCCAACAAAAGG from Theobroma cacao cultivar B97-61/B2 chromosome 9, Criollo_cocoa_genome_V2, whole genome shotgun sequence harbors:
- the LOC18589129 gene encoding N utilization substance protein B homolog, with protein sequence MEGIRSSCVLSCYSSKTYFRLHHQALEYPFLCRLPLPLPLPLPAKRQFTSSPTIRSCLPTLALQVQDQQSFHKSKEMLPKIDKSGRFCSPRAARELALLIVYAACLQGSDPIRLFEKRVNATREPGYEFDKASLLQYNHMSFGGPPVTTQSVEEADELLRSDEQDSAIEAEVLSAPPKLVYSKLLLRFTRKLLVAIVDKWDSHVLVIDRIAPLNWKNEPAGRILELCILHLAMSEMTVLGTRHQIVINEAVDLAKRFCDGAAPRVINGCLRTFVKDLAGTGIAQASKQGSAT